A genome region from Flavobacterium sp. includes the following:
- a CDS encoding UDP-2,3-diacylglucosamine diphosphatase, whose translation MKKIYFASDQHFGAPTPELSLPREQKFVAWLDKVKEDAEAIFLLGDLFDFWFEYKTVVPKGFVRVLGKLAEIRDSGIPIYFFVGNHDLWMNDYFQTELNIPVYHDNKEFTFNGKTFLIGHGDGKGPGDKGYKRMKKVFTNPFSKWLFRWLHPDVGVSLAQYLSVKNKLISGDEDVKFLGEENEWLVLYAKRKLETKHYNYFIFGHRHLPMIIPVGEDSNYVNLGDWIGYFTYGVFDGETFELQKFES comes from the coding sequence ATGAAAAAAATATATTTTGCTTCAGATCAGCATTTTGGTGCGCCAACTCCGGAATTGAGCCTTCCGCGCGAGCAAAAATTTGTTGCCTGGCTGGATAAGGTAAAAGAAGATGCCGAAGCTATTTTTTTATTAGGTGATTTATTTGATTTTTGGTTCGAATATAAAACAGTTGTTCCGAAAGGTTTTGTACGCGTTTTAGGAAAACTGGCTGAGATTCGCGATAGCGGAATTCCGATTTATTTTTTCGTTGGAAACCATGATTTATGGATGAATGATTATTTTCAAACTGAATTGAATATTCCGGTTTATCACGATAATAAAGAATTTACTTTTAACGGAAAAACCTTTTTAATTGGCCACGGCGACGGAAAAGGACCAGGTGACAAAGGCTATAAACGAATGAAAAAGGTATTTACAAATCCGTTTTCAAAATGGCTTTTTCGTTGGCTTCATCCAGATGTTGGTGTAAGTTTAGCGCAATATTTATCTGTAAAAAATAAACTGATTTCAGGCGATGAAGATGTAAAGTTTTTAGGTGAAGAAAACGAATGGCTGGTTTTATACGCCAAACGTAAACTGGAAACGAAACATTATAATTATTTCATTTTCGGGCATCGTCATTTACCAATGATTATTCCGGTAGGCGAAGATTCAAATTACGTAAATCTGGGCGACTGGATTGGCTATTTTACTTACGGAGTTTTTGACGGCGAAACTTTTGAACTTCAAAAATTTGAATCGTAA
- a CDS encoding 6-carboxytetrahydropterin synthase — translation MSNIRITKQFSFETGHALYGYDGKCKNVHGHSYKLSVTVIGSPITDRSNVKFGMVIDFSDLKRIVKEEIVDQFDHATVFNQTTPHVELANELKNRGHHVILVDYQPTSENMVVDFAERIIARLPSGISLFSLKLQETESSFAEWYASDNL, via the coding sequence ATGAGTAATATCAGAATTACAAAACAATTTAGTTTCGAAACCGGTCACGCTTTGTACGGTTACGACGGAAAATGCAAAAATGTTCACGGACACAGTTATAAATTATCGGTAACCGTTATAGGATCGCCAATAACGGATCGCTCAAATGTGAAATTCGGAATGGTAATTGACTTTTCTGACCTAAAGAGAATTGTAAAAGAAGAAATCGTCGATCAGTTTGATCATGCTACTGTTTTCAATCAGACAACACCGCATGTTGAATTAGCAAACGAATTAAAAAACCGAGGTCATCATGTAATTTTGGTAGATTATCAGCCAACAAGTGAAAACATGGTAGTTGATTTTGCAGAAAGAATCATCGCAAGACTTCCGTCTGGAATTTCTCTTTTCTCACTAAAACTTCAGGAAACAGAATCGTCATTTGCTGAATGGTATGCAAGTGATAATTTGTAA
- a CDS encoding enoyl-CoA hydratase/isomerase family protein: MSSENIKGSLETSFQNTIATVQFGHPASNSFPRDLLDRLTAEINELSRNENVSVIVLKSEGVKAFCSGASFDELLQVENEEQGTEFFSGFAHLLNAMRNCNKLIIGRVQGKAVGGGVGIIAACDYVFATPQCDVKLSELAIGIGPFVIEPAVSRKIGKTAMTEMTLAPHEWKSAEWAFQKGLYSVISNTDNLDAEVENFVQKLSSYNPEALHEMKKIIWENTENWESLLFERAAITGKLVLSDFSRNALRQFKK, translated from the coding sequence ATGAGTTCAGAAAATATAAAAGGATCTTTAGAGACTTCTTTTCAAAATACAATTGCAACGGTACAATTTGGACATCCGGCAAGTAATTCTTTTCCGCGTGATTTATTGGATCGATTAACAGCAGAAATCAATGAATTAAGCCGAAATGAAAATGTTTCGGTAATAGTTTTAAAAAGTGAAGGAGTGAAAGCATTTTGTTCCGGAGCTTCTTTCGATGAACTTTTGCAGGTTGAAAACGAAGAACAGGGAACAGAATTCTTCTCTGGTTTTGCGCATTTGTTAAATGCAATGCGTAATTGTAATAAGTTGATTATTGGCCGCGTTCAGGGTAAAGCTGTTGGCGGTGGAGTAGGAATTATCGCTGCTTGCGATTATGTTTTTGCAACGCCGCAGTGTGATGTAAAATTATCTGAACTTGCCATCGGAATTGGGCCTTTTGTAATTGAACCTGCTGTTTCCCGTAAAATAGGAAAAACAGCTATGACTGAAATGACATTAGCGCCGCATGAATGGAAATCGGCAGAATGGGCTTTTCAAAAAGGACTTTATTCAGTTATAAGTAATACGGATAATCTGGATGCTGAGGTTGAGAATTTTGTTCAGAAACTGAGTTCGTATAATCCTGAAGCATTGCATGAAATGAAAAAGATTATTTGGGAAAATACCGAAAACTGGGAATCGCTTCTTTTTGAACGTGCAGCAATTACAGGAAAACTTGTTTTGTCTGATTTTAGCAGAAATGCCTTGAGACAATTTAAAAAGTGA
- a CDS encoding oxidoreductase — translation MNIKLKVLFAASVLLALSCNDKKNVEVQETSVNKSEAVKNDTIEDEGIPKKESINLFTVMPKDSSEVAFVSLSDIYTIGDEKDTLALPNIQDMGPLEAQYFTFEKNYRKRLLSKTNISETDSMFVYDYAKNKLAVFPVKSLKTAAMLSLYSTEDDWPYRNFDFMIGFEINKKFLNGFSEYYRDALVYIGRENPFLKGQLKPMVWKKTARSEYPSKPMKGEDRVLLKNTVQGNTYSFKTDSYKYFLQDYLDDHKNIYARRLLVTDNQSKDIIIEKLFSQSEGTSPCPLNYQNGETSINQWAGKLFKNKPEVVFGFEYISFGCSSISVIDKSNEEISLQCDNRH, via the coding sequence ATGAATATCAAATTAAAAGTATTATTCGCCGCGTCAGTTTTATTAGCATTGAGTTGTAACGATAAAAAAAATGTGGAAGTTCAGGAAACTTCTGTTAACAAAAGTGAAGCTGTCAAAAATGACACAATCGAAGACGAAGGAATTCCAAAAAAAGAAAGTATCAATTTATTTACAGTTATGCCAAAAGACAGCAGCGAAGTTGCTTTTGTTTCTCTTTCGGATATTTATACAATTGGTGACGAAAAAGACACCCTCGCTCTGCCTAATATTCAGGATATGGGACCGCTCGAGGCTCAATATTTTACGTTTGAAAAAAATTACAGAAAAAGGCTTTTGTCTAAAACCAATATTTCTGAAACCGACTCGATGTTTGTTTACGATTATGCTAAAAATAAGCTGGCCGTATTCCCGGTAAAAAGTTTAAAAACGGCTGCCATGCTGAGTCTGTATTCGACAGAAGATGATTGGCCTTATCGCAATTTTGATTTCATGATTGGTTTCGAAATCAATAAAAAATTCTTAAACGGTTTTAGTGAATATTATAGAGATGCACTGGTTTATATTGGTAGAGAAAATCCGTTTTTGAAAGGACAATTAAAACCAATGGTATGGAAAAAAACAGCCCGATCTGAATATCCGTCTAAACCGATGAAAGGCGAAGATCGTGTTCTTTTAAAAAATACCGTTCAGGGAAATACCTATTCTTTTAAAACCGACAGTTATAAGTATTTTTTACAAGATTATTTAGATGATCATAAGAACATTTATGCCAGACGTCTCTTAGTTACTGATAATCAATCTAAAGATATTATAATTGAAAAATTGTTCAGTCAAAGCGAAGGTACCTCTCCCTGCCCTCTAAATTATCAAAATGGCGAGACTTCAATTAATCAATGGGCAGGAAAATTATTTAAAAACAAACCAGAAGTCGTTTTTGGTTTCGAATACATTTCTTTTGGATGTTCGAGTATTTCAGTAATCGATAAATCAAATGAAGAAATTTCTCTTCAATGTGATAATCGTCATTAA
- a CDS encoding DUF2185 domain-containing protein, producing MKFFKKKSIQNENNFEDFPPIGGLMVSKMVLDRNMKPQFLYREKRTRPEDSGWRIFTGFESEEYTNNPDNIGIYNPSTILKIDPSLKDILLKGIGSVYEKKEPDSDWYKVTDFDLEDDYMTTHRLTEEWTIEINNLFERTIEEDETLYYTTGDKSIRLIIWNSEKSKEELYEECKYNIANRDETFSKTLDQFEFSDNRVSRIGYLIQENDEEKIYNVIFGFTIIDKEVLQTAFYFNEKTDFDWAINTWKNINYKRNS from the coding sequence ATGAAATTTTTCAAAAAGAAATCAATTCAAAACGAGAATAATTTTGAGGACTTTCCTCCAATCGGCGGACTTATGGTTTCTAAAATGGTTCTAGACAGAAATATGAAACCTCAATTTTTGTATCGTGAGAAAAGAACTCGCCCTGAAGATAGCGGCTGGAGAATTTTTACAGGATTTGAATCAGAAGAATACACGAATAATCCTGACAACATCGGGATATATAATCCTTCAACAATTTTAAAAATTGACCCTTCTCTAAAAGATATCTTATTGAAAGGAATAGGTTCTGTTTATGAAAAAAAAGAACCGGATTCTGATTGGTATAAAGTAACTGATTTTGATCTGGAAGATGATTATATGACAACTCATCGATTAACTGAAGAATGGACAATTGAAATCAATAATTTATTCGAAAGAACAATTGAAGAAGATGAAACTTTATATTACACAACAGGAGATAAATCTATTAGATTAATTATATGGAATTCCGAAAAAAGTAAAGAAGAACTTTATGAGGAATGTAAATACAATATTGCTAATCGGGATGAAACTTTTTCTAAAACATTGGATCAATTTGAATTTTCAGACAACCGAGTTTCAAGAATAGGATACCTAATACAAGAAAATGACGAAGAAAAAATATACAACGTTATTTTTGGTTTTACTATAATTGATAAAGAAGTACTTCAAACAGCTTTCTATTTTAATGAGAAAACAGATTTTGATTGGGCAATAAATACATGGAAAAATATAAATTACAAACGTAATTCTTAA
- a CDS encoding lipid A deacylase LpxR family protein, which yields MGSKKVFFAFLILTSTLIFGQGKTKEIGFISDNDLYTSSKNDMYYTNGLEIFYRFLSKNDNEKINKKITEFRVGQYIYNPRFINKDAVDVNDRPFTAYLFAEAGRNFFYQSESVLKTDFQIGFMGPNALGEETQVGFHNLIGYKKVYGWENQLHNAFAVQAHVMYSKKLFPSKHNDFIDLHFQSEANLGTIFTGVSTGFLTRIGFKRLTPIYDSNLHDASVSANEQPNIREFYFYAMPSVNYQFYDATIEGSMFNDTSPITFDLEPLRFNAEFGLKYRHNNFNMSYSFIYRGRELNDPGIDTNSGYFFGSIRMGFLLR from the coding sequence TGCTTTTCTGATTTTAACTTCGACGTTGATTTTTGGACAAGGAAAAACAAAAGAAATTGGTTTTATAAGTGATAATGATTTATACACATCGTCTAAAAACGACATGTATTATACCAATGGTCTGGAAATTTTTTATCGGTTTTTGTCTAAAAATGACAATGAGAAAATCAATAAAAAAATAACCGAATTTAGAGTTGGACAATACATTTACAATCCACGATTTATTAATAAAGATGCTGTAGATGTAAACGATCGTCCTTTTACGGCGTATCTTTTTGCCGAAGCCGGACGAAATTTTTTTTACCAAAGCGAATCGGTATTAAAAACAGATTTTCAAATTGGTTTTATGGGACCAAATGCTTTGGGAGAAGAAACGCAGGTTGGGTTTCATAATCTTATTGGTTATAAAAAAGTTTACGGCTGGGAGAATCAGCTTCACAATGCTTTTGCCGTTCAGGCTCATGTTATGTATTCGAAGAAATTGTTTCCATCGAAACACAATGATTTTATAGATCTTCATTTTCAGTCTGAAGCCAATTTAGGAACTATTTTTACGGGAGTTTCAACGGGATTCTTAACCCGAATTGGTTTTAAAAGACTAACACCAATTTACGATTCTAATCTTCATGATGCTTCGGTAAGTGCAAACGAACAGCCTAATATTAGGGAGTTTTATTTTTACGCAATGCCAAGCGTTAATTATCAGTTTTATGATGCTACAATCGAAGGCAGTATGTTTAATGACACAAGTCCGATAACTTTTGATTTGGAACCGCTTCGTTTCAATGCCGAGTTTGGTTTAAAATACCGACATAATAATTTCAACATGTCGTATTCTTTTATTTACCGTGGAAGAGAATTAAATGATCCGGGAATTGATACGAATTCCGGTTATTTTTTTGGGTCAATTCGAATGGGGTTTTTATTGAGGTGA